The Nitriliruptor alkaliphilus DSM 45188 genome includes a region encoding these proteins:
- the hrpB gene encoding ATP-dependent helicase HrpB produces the protein MSNSPADTESGAVAAGSSVALVTDPVPTPPDDLAAPLPVDAVLPALRDALAEHGTAVLEAPPGAGKTTRVPLDLLAHGTFAGRLVLLEPRRLAARGAAQRLAAQLGEEVGGRVGLVTRDERRVSVATRIEVVTDGVLLRRLQRDPSLPGVGLLVFDEFHERRLESDLGLAFALETRSALRGDLQVLVTSATLDGAAVASLLGDAPVVRAEGRAYPVTVRHLPQAPADLLDAAVDAIAEALAPDDGDVLVFLPGVRELTTVARRLPDAPGGVPAEVRLLHGGLPPRDQDLVLGPATPGRRRVVLATDVAETSLTVPGVVAVVDAGRSRQPRFDAATGMTGLVTVPASRGSAEQRAGRAGRLAPGRAIRLWTAAAHASRDHLPTPAIHTDDLTGAALEVAVWGAEVDDLALLDPPDPGAWRRARQVLHQLGAIDAEGRPTSHGRALAALPLHPRLAHLVVVGADRGLGGLAADLAAVLADRDPLRGTHPHVDLATRVAVLRGARPPAGVEVRRAALDRARKEARRIRRLARIGGDAEGTLDAVGGLVALAYPDRVAAARPGRRGAFLLANGRGATVPEADPLAGEPFLAVAAVDRGAGGGRGPSEARIHLAAAVEREELLGSLADQLEDRAEVAWRDGDVIAERRRHLGALALVTGGWDDAPVAARTAALLDGLRREGLALLGWSRDDHELQARMLLLHRELGPPWPDVGDEALLADAEARIGPFLGHARRRGDLARVDVRSVLLALAPPTAARDLDTLAPTSLRVPSGRHARLRYGEAGGRPVLAVKLQELFGATRTPSVVEGRVPVVIHLLSPAGRPVQVTDDLPSFWANGYAQVRAELRGRYRKHPWPEDPTTAAPTARTTRRR, from the coding sequence TTGAGCAACAGCCCGGCCGACACCGAGTCCGGCGCGGTCGCTGCGGGCAGTAGCGTCGCCCTCGTGACCGATCCCGTCCCGACGCCGCCCGATGACCTGGCAGCCCCGTTGCCGGTCGACGCGGTCCTGCCGGCCTTGCGCGACGCGCTGGCCGAGCACGGGACGGCGGTGCTGGAGGCGCCGCCCGGGGCGGGGAAGACGACGCGGGTCCCGCTGGATCTGCTGGCGCACGGGACGTTCGCTGGGCGGCTGGTGCTGCTCGAGCCGCGACGCCTCGCGGCCCGTGGCGCGGCGCAGCGCCTCGCGGCACAGCTCGGGGAGGAGGTCGGGGGCCGGGTGGGTCTCGTGACGCGAGACGAGCGTCGGGTGTCGGTGGCCACCCGCATCGAGGTCGTCACCGACGGCGTGCTGCTCCGGCGTCTGCAGCGCGATCCGTCGCTGCCCGGGGTGGGGCTGCTGGTCTTCGACGAGTTCCACGAGCGCCGGTTGGAGAGCGACCTCGGGCTGGCCTTCGCCCTCGAGACGCGTTCCGCCCTGCGCGGCGACCTCCAGGTGCTGGTCACCTCGGCGACCCTCGACGGGGCGGCGGTCGCCAGCCTCCTCGGCGATGCACCGGTGGTGCGGGCCGAGGGGCGCGCCTATCCGGTGACGGTGCGCCACCTGCCGCAGGCTCCGGCCGACCTGCTCGACGCGGCCGTCGACGCCATCGCCGAGGCGCTCGCACCCGACGACGGGGACGTGCTGGTGTTCCTGCCCGGGGTCCGCGAACTGACGACGGTGGCACGCCGGCTCCCCGACGCACCGGGCGGTGTCCCGGCCGAGGTACGCCTGCTGCACGGGGGGCTGCCGCCACGCGATCAGGACCTCGTCCTCGGTCCGGCGACGCCCGGGCGCCGGCGCGTGGTACTGGCCACCGACGTGGCCGAGACCAGCCTCACCGTCCCCGGGGTGGTCGCCGTCGTCGACGCCGGGCGGTCGCGCCAACCCCGCTTCGACGCCGCCACAGGTATGACCGGGCTGGTGACCGTCCCGGCCTCGCGAGGCAGCGCCGAGCAGCGCGCCGGGAGGGCGGGCCGCCTGGCACCGGGCCGTGCCATCCGGCTGTGGACCGCGGCGGCGCACGCCAGCCGGGACCACCTGCCGACGCCGGCCATCCACACCGACGACCTGACGGGCGCGGCGCTGGAGGTCGCCGTCTGGGGTGCGGAGGTCGACGATCTCGCGCTGCTCGACCCGCCCGACCCCGGTGCGTGGCGACGCGCACGGCAGGTGCTCCACCAGCTCGGCGCCATCGATGCCGAGGGTCGGCCGACCTCGCACGGCCGTGCCCTCGCGGCGCTCCCCCTACACCCCCGGCTGGCGCACCTGGTGGTGGTCGGTGCCGACCGGGGCCTCGGCGGGTTGGCCGCGGACCTGGCCGCGGTGCTGGCCGACCGTGATCCGCTGCGGGGGACACACCCGCACGTCGACCTGGCGACACGCGTGGCCGTGCTCCGGGGAGCACGACCGCCCGCCGGTGTCGAGGTCCGCCGTGCCGCGCTCGATCGCGCTCGGAAGGAGGCCCGTCGCATCCGGCGTCTGGCCAGGATCGGCGGTGACGCCGAGGGGACACTGGACGCCGTGGGGGGACTGGTCGCGCTGGCGTACCCCGACCGCGTGGCTGCGGCCCGGCCCGGTCGTCGGGGCGCCTTCTTGCTGGCCAACGGGCGGGGCGCGACGGTGCCCGAGGCCGATCCCCTCGCCGGCGAGCCCTTCCTCGCGGTCGCGGCCGTGGACCGGGGCGCGGGGGGTGGGCGTGGGCCGTCGGAGGCCCGGATCCACCTCGCCGCGGCCGTCGAGCGTGAGGAACTGCTCGGGAGCCTGGCCGATCAGCTCGAGGACCGGGCCGAGGTCGCCTGGCGCGACGGGGACGTGATCGCCGAGCGCCGGCGACACCTCGGTGCGCTGGCGCTGGTGACGGGCGGCTGGGACGACGCGCCCGTCGCGGCCAGGACGGCCGCGCTGCTCGACGGTCTGCGCCGCGAGGGGCTCGCCCTGCTCGGCTGGTCCCGCGATGACCACGAGCTGCAGGCCAGGATGCTGCTGCTGCACCGCGAGCTCGGACCACCGTGGCCGGACGTGGGGGACGAGGCCCTCCTGGCCGACGCCGAGGCCAGGATCGGCCCGTTCCTCGGGCACGCGCGGCGCCGCGGCGACCTCGCCCGCGTCGACGTCCGCTCGGTCCTGCTCGCGCTCGCCCCGCCGACCGCGGCGCGCGACCTCGACACGTTGGCGCCGACGTCGCTACGCGTGCCGTCGGGTCGCCACGCCCGGCTCCGGTACGGCGAGGCCGGGGGGCGTCCGGTGCTGGCGGTCAAGCTGCAGGAGCTGTTCGGTGCCACGCGGACCCCGTCGGTGGTCGAGGGCCGGGTCCCGGTCGTGATCCACCTGCTGTCGCCCGCGGGCCGGCCGGTGCAGGTCACCGACGACCTGCCGAGCTTCTGGGCCAACGGGTACGCGCAGGTCCGTGCCGAGCTGCGGGGGCGCTACCGCAAGCACCCGTGGCCCGAGGACCCGACCACGGCTGCGCCGACCGCGCGCACCACACGGCGCCGCTGA